A single window of Ignavibacteriota bacterium DNA harbors:
- a CDS encoding tail fiber domain-containing protein, translating to MFAYIRSIIFIFILLSTIIVAQSEKSIKHKTDDKEKINSNNSSNSKEAIGETISFKNETGNSILTITDEGNNAASLTIPSVGIPFSMTSTQNKLYNVGGILNFNGIALGSIGATSIDDLSDAKFDGNNLFLGLDAGNNNTGVNNTAVGFEALLNNTSGMDNTAIGYQALKENVYASHNVAVGAHTLSSNISGEEMIAIGNYALTYNTTGNNNISLGDNSLMKNTTGSSNVAIGSSAMRENISGRDNTAVGLFGLFANTIGERNCAFGYKALDRNSTGNNNVATGSDALYYNNDGNNNTSSGFESLYNNTIGDGNTGMGYHSLYFNVTGNYNTAFGYNSGTSSSTTNLENTTCLGYNAKSFSDNTVRIGNISVTSIGGYVEWSNLSDGRFKRNIQENISGLDFIMGLRPVSYNMDYNAVSEKLGENKRIENKDIKGTDGLASTPIEAELAAERYMKEVRDKKSAVREVGFIAQEVEELVNKLGIDFNAVERPENEQSMYRLKYSEFVVPLVKAVQEQQAIIQNLTKRIEELESRK from the coding sequence ATGTTTGCTTACATTAGAAGTATTATTTTTATTTTTATTTTATTAAGCACTATAATAGTTGCCCAAAGTGAAAAAAGTATTAAACATAAAACTGATGATAAGGAAAAAATCAATTCAAACAATAGTTCTAATTCAAAAGAAGCTATTGGAGAAACAATTTCATTTAAAAATGAAACTGGTAATTCAATTTTAACAATCACTGATGAAGGCAATAATGCTGCATCATTAACTATTCCTTCTGTTGGAATTCCGTTTTCAATGACTTCGACTCAAAATAAATTATATAATGTTGGAGGCATATTAAATTTTAATGGTATTGCACTGGGCTCAATTGGAGCGACTTCGATAGATGATTTAAGTGATGCAAAATTTGATGGAAATAATCTATTTTTAGGTTTGGATGCCGGAAATAATAATACTGGAGTTAATAATACCGCTGTTGGTTTTGAAGCGCTCTTAAACAATACATCTGGAATGGATAATACGGCAATTGGTTATCAAGCTCTTAAAGAAAATGTATATGCAAGTCACAATGTAGCAGTGGGTGCCCATACTCTAAGCTCTAATATTTCAGGAGAAGAAATGATAGCAATCGGAAATTACGCCCTTACATATAATACAACTGGTAACAACAACATTTCTCTAGGAGACAATTCGTTAATGAAAAATACAACTGGAAGTAGTAATGTTGCAATTGGTTCTAGTGCAATGAGGGAAAATATTTCAGGGCGTGATAATACCGCAGTGGGTTTGTTTGGTCTTTTTGCAAATACAATTGGAGAAAGAAATTGCGCGTTTGGTTATAAAGCACTGGATAGAAATTCAACTGGAAATAATAATGTAGCAACCGGATCCGATGCACTTTATTATAATAATGATGGCAATAATAATACTTCAAGCGGATTTGAATCACTTTACAATAATACAATAGGAGATGGCAATACTGGTATGGGTTATCATTCACTTTATTTTAATGTAACTGGAAATTATAACACAGCATTTGGTTACAATTCAGGAACATCATCATCAACAACAAATTTAGAAAATACAACTTGTTTAGGTTATAACGCTAAATCATTTTCAGATAATACAGTAAGAATTGGCAATATCTCGGTTACAAGTATTGGCGGTTATGTTGAATGGTCAAATTTATCAGATGGAAGATTTAAGAGAAATATTCAAGAAAATATTTCCGGGTTAGATTTTATTATGGGACTTAGACCCGTTAGCTATAATATGGATTATAACGCTGTTTCGGAAAAACTTGGAGAAAACAAACGTATTGAAAATAAAGATATTAAAGGAACAGACGGTTTAGCTTCCACACCAATTGAAGCCGAACTTGCGGCAGAAAGATACATGAAAGAAGTAAGAGATAAAAAATCAGCGGTAAGGGAAGTTGGTTTTATTGCTCAAGAAGTAGAAGAATTAGTAAACAAACTTGGTATAGATTTCAATGCAGTAGAAAGACCGGAAAATGAACAAAGTATGTACAGATTAAAGTATTCAGAATTTGTGGTTCCATTAGTTAAAGCTGTTCAAGAACAGCAAGCTATTATTCAAAATTTAACAAAAAGAATTGAAGAATTGGAAAGCAGAAAATAA